In one window of Thalassococcus arenae DNA:
- a CDS encoding ArsR/SmtB family transcription factor, with protein sequence MTAPLQPAFRALADPTRRDILHRLSAREMTIAEITEHCAMTRAAVKKHLTVLQDGDLIRMRRQGRETYSRLNAAALRPVVDWLGFFETFWDDRLDALHATLSQKEPDQ encoded by the coding sequence ATGACCGCACCCCTGCAACCCGCCTTTCGTGCCTTGGCCGACCCCACGCGCCGCGACATCCTGCACCGCCTCTCGGCGCGCGAGATGACCATCGCCGAAATCACCGAACATTGCGCCATGACGCGCGCCGCGGTGAAAAAGCACCTGACCGTGCTGCAGGACGGCGACCTGATCCGGATGCGGCGGCAGGGGCGCGAAACCTACAGCCGGCTGAACGCGGCGGCCTTGCGACCCGTTGTCGACTGGCTCGGCTTTTTCGAAACGTTCTGGGACGATCGCCTCGACGCGCTGCACGCCACCCTGTCCCAAAAGGAGCCAGACCAATGA
- the rpoH gene encoding RNA polymerase sigma factor RpoH — protein MSNYANLPAPTPEAGLSRYLQEIRKFPLLEPEEEYMLAKRWVEDQDSSAAHKLVTSHLRLAAKIAMGYRGYGLPQAEVISEANVGLMQAVKRFDPEKGFRLATYAMWWIRASIQEYILRSWSLVKLGTTSAQKKLFFNLRKAKNRIGALEEGDLRPEHVEKIAHDLGVTQDEVISMNRRLSGGDASLNATVGSDGEGAMQWQDWLEDEDADQAADYAEKDELEARRALLAQAFDVLNDRERDILTQRRLADQPVTLEDLSGQYDVSRERIRQIEVRAFEKLQKRMRELAREQGMLVSA, from the coding sequence ATGAGCAATTATGCGAACCTACCGGCCCCGACGCCGGAAGCGGGTCTCAGCCGCTACCTGCAGGAGATCCGGAAATTCCCGCTGCTGGAGCCGGAAGAAGAATACATGCTGGCCAAACGCTGGGTCGAAGATCAGGACAGCAGCGCCGCGCACAAGCTGGTGACCAGCCACCTGCGCCTGGCCGCCAAGATCGCCATGGGCTATCGCGGCTATGGCCTGCCGCAGGCCGAGGTCATTTCCGAGGCCAATGTCGGCCTGATGCAAGCCGTCAAGCGGTTCGACCCCGAAAAGGGGTTCCGCCTGGCCACCTACGCGATGTGGTGGATCCGCGCCTCGATCCAGGAATACATCCTGCGGTCCTGGTCGCTGGTGAAACTGGGCACGACGAGTGCGCAGAAAAAGCTGTTCTTCAACCTGCGCAAGGCCAAGAACCGGATCGGTGCGCTGGAAGAGGGCGACCTGCGTCCCGAGCACGTGGAAAAGATCGCGCATGATCTGGGCGTGACCCAGGACGAGGTGATCTCGATGAACCGGCGCTTGTCGGGTGGTGATGCGTCGCTGAACGCCACCGTCGGCAGCGACGGCGAAGGCGCGATGCAATGGCAGGACTGGCTGGAAGACGAAGATGCCGACCAGGCCGCGGATTACGCCGAAAAGGACGAGCTGGAAGCGCGCCGCGCCCTGCTGGCGCAGGCCTTCGACGTGCTGAACGACCGCGAAAGGGATATCCTCACGCAGCGCCGCCTGGCCGATCAGCCGGTGACGCTCGAGGATCTCAGCGGCCAGTACGATGTCAGCCGTGAACGGATCCGCCAGATCGAGGTCCGCGCCTTCGAGAAGCTGCAGAAACGGATGCGCGAACTGGCCCGCGAACAAGGCATGCTGGTTTCGGCCTGA
- a CDS encoding DUF6324 family protein has product MGINTERDIEANLQIGPTDQGMVRLFISADGMEVPMDFEPDEAEEIAEEIRAAAQAARKVKPRR; this is encoded by the coding sequence ATGGGCATCAACACCGAACGCGATATCGAAGCCAACCTGCAGATCGGGCCTACCGACCAGGGCATGGTGCGGCTGTTCATCAGCGCCGACGGAATGGAAGTGCCGATGGATTTCGAACCCGACGAGGCCGAGGAGATCGCCGAGGAAATCCGCGCCGCCGCGCAGGCCGCGCGCAAGGTCAAACCCCGGCGCTGA
- a CDS encoding 6,7-dimethyl-8-ribityllumazine synthase — translation MAGHSDNDLGLPSFDKPVKVMIAIAPYYTAIAEAQLAAARAVLDRAGVTHETVEVPGSLEIPTAIGIAERLSNFDGYVALGCVIRGATSHYDVVVNESARGIMLLGLQGVCIGNGIITVETRDQAEERADAKRLNTAGGAAEAALHLIALARRWGGARKDVGFMPARDEYQIASKAKGPAKA, via the coding sequence ATGGCCGGACATTCTGACAACGATCTGGGGCTTCCGAGCTTTGACAAGCCGGTCAAGGTGATGATCGCCATCGCGCCCTATTACACCGCCATCGCCGAGGCGCAGCTGGCCGCCGCGCGGGCGGTGCTGGACCGCGCCGGTGTCACCCATGAGACCGTCGAGGTGCCCGGCTCGCTGGAAATCCCCACCGCCATCGGCATCGCCGAGCGGTTGTCGAATTTCGACGGCTACGTGGCGCTTGGCTGCGTGATCCGCGGCGCCACCAGCCATTACGATGTCGTCGTCAACGAAAGCGCGCGGGGGATCATGCTGCTGGGGCTGCAGGGCGTCTGCATCGGCAACGGCATCATCACCGTCGAGACCCGCGACCAGGCCGAGGAACGCGCCGACGCCAAGCGGCTGAACACCGCGGGCGGCGCGGCCGAGGCGGCGCTGCACCTGATCGCGCTGGCGCGGAGATGGGGCGGGGCGCGCAAGGATGTGGGGTTCATGCCTGCGCGAGACGAATACCAGATCGCCAGCAAGGCCAAGGGGCCGGCCAAGGCATGA
- a CDS encoding GNAT family N-acetyltransferase produces MDVTFRDFGPGDAGWLVQQHGDLYARAEGFDETFGALVADILRDFEAHRDPAMERAWIAWQGGARLGSIFCVRVDADTAKLRLFLLVPQVRGLGLGQRMLEECMGWARRRDYRRMVLWTHESHQAACALYRKAGWRLTRSVPVRSFGVDLVEQAWEVDL; encoded by the coding sequence ATGGATGTCACGTTCAGGGATTTCGGGCCGGGCGATGCCGGTTGGCTGGTGCAACAACATGGCGACCTGTACGCGCGGGCGGAAGGGTTCGACGAGACCTTCGGCGCGCTGGTGGCCGACATCCTGCGGGATTTCGAGGCGCATCGAGACCCGGCGATGGAACGCGCCTGGATCGCGTGGCAGGGCGGCGCGCGCCTGGGCAGCATCTTTTGCGTGCGGGTGGATGCCGATACCGCCAAGCTGCGGCTTTTCCTGCTGGTGCCGCAGGTGCGCGGGTTGGGCCTGGGGCAGCGGATGCTGGAGGAATGCATGGGCTGGGCGCGGCGGCGGGACTATCGGCGGATGGTTTTGTGGACCCATGAAAGCCACCAGGCGGCCTGCGCGCTTTACCGCAAGGCGGGCTGGCGGTTGACCCGCTCCGTGCCGGTGCGGTCCTTCGGTGTCGACCTGGTGGAGCAGGCCTGGGAGGTCGATCTTTGA
- a CDS encoding MmcB family DNA repair protein: MQSVLQPSLMPGQVLARGVCRHLAGHGFAVVEEFVPERGKRVDVMALGQKGEIWVVECKSSRADFQSDGKWEGYLDWCDRYFWAVDQDFPTDLLPDGTGLIVADGYDAEILRMAPEVKLAGARRNALIRRFAVHAARRLHGLRDPDAGTFG; the protein is encoded by the coding sequence ATGCAAAGCGTCCTGCAACCCAGCCTCATGCCGGGCCAGGTTCTGGCCCGTGGCGTCTGCCGGCACCTGGCCGGGCATGGCTTTGCCGTGGTCGAGGAATTCGTGCCCGAGCGGGGCAAGCGGGTGGACGTGATGGCGCTTGGGCAAAAGGGCGAAATCTGGGTGGTGGAGTGCAAGTCCAGCCGCGCCGATTTCCAGAGCGACGGCAAGTGGGAAGGTTACCTGGACTGGTGCGACCGGTATTTCTGGGCGGTCGACCAGGATTTCCCGACCGACCTGCTGCCCGACGGCACCGGGCTAATCGTCGCCGATGGCTATGACGCCGAGATCCTGCGCATGGCGCCCGAGGTCAAGCTGGCCGGCGCGCGCCGCAATGCGCTGATCCGGCGCTTCGCCGTGCATGCGGCGCGGCGTCTGCACGGGCTGCGCGACCCGGATGCGGGGACGTTCGGGTAG
- a CDS encoding Gfo/Idh/MocA family protein, whose amino-acid sequence MARHIRWGILGAAKFAREYMGPAIHAARGGTLAALATSGSAKIAPFAAFAPGLRHHTGYDALLDDPEIDAVYIPLPNHIHVEWTKKALAAGKAVLCEKPIAMKAEEIDDLIALRDANRLLASEAWMIAHHPQWHRVRNLISSGAIGDLLRVDGNFTFNNPDPDNIRNQAGTGGGALRDIGVYILGGARLATGKEPERIIAAQIDWQAGIDATAHVLAQFPGFVFKGTVSMRAAPWQEMQFHGTEGHIRMPVPFNAQVYGEARVELQRGQHVETWRYPAANHYVLQVEAFNDTLLRGVPWPLPLEFSRGTQAMMDAVYAAAG is encoded by the coding sequence ATGGCGCGACATATCCGTTGGGGTATCCTGGGCGCGGCCAAGTTCGCCCGCGAATACATGGGTCCGGCGATCCATGCGGCACGCGGCGGGACGCTGGCGGCGCTGGCGACCTCCGGTTCGGCCAAGATCGCGCCTTTTGCCGCCTTCGCGCCGGGATTGCGCCACCATACCGGCTACGATGCGCTGCTCGACGATCCCGAGATCGACGCCGTCTACATCCCCTTGCCGAACCACATCCACGTGGAATGGACGAAAAAGGCGCTGGCGGCGGGCAAGGCGGTGCTGTGCGAAAAGCCCATCGCCATGAAAGCCGAAGAGATTGACGATCTGATCGCGCTGCGCGATGCCAACCGGCTGCTGGCCTCCGAGGCGTGGATGATCGCGCATCACCCGCAATGGCACCGCGTCCGCAACCTGATTTCGTCAGGCGCGATCGGCGATCTGCTGCGGGTCGACGGAAACTTCACCTTCAACAATCCCGATCCCGACAACATCCGCAACCAGGCCGGCACGGGCGGGGGCGCGTTGCGCGATATCGGCGTCTACATCCTGGGCGGTGCACGGCTGGCGACCGGCAAGGAGCCCGAACGGATCATCGCGGCGCAGATCGACTGGCAGGCGGGGATCGACGCGACCGCCCATGTGCTGGCGCAGTTTCCCGGCTTTGTCTTCAAGGGCACCGTGTCGATGCGCGCCGCGCCCTGGCAGGAAATGCAGTTTCACGGCACCGAGGGACATATCCGCATGCCGGTGCCGTTCAACGCCCAGGTCTATGGCGAGGCGCGGGTGGAGTTGCAGCGCGGCCAGCATGTCGAAACCTGGCGCTACCCGGCCGCCAACCATTACGTGCTGCAGGTCGAGGCGTTCAACGACACGCTCTTGCGTGGTGTGCCCTGGCCCCTGCCGCTGGAATTCTCGCGCGGCACGCAGGCGATGATGGACGCGGTCTACGCCGCGGCGGGCTAG
- a CDS encoding RluA family pseudouridine synthase, producing MTQTVRVTIAADPPPRLDKALARDVPDEAALSRTRLARLIAEGAVRSGGAVLSDPKARVAEGTVIEIAVPEAAAYDVVAQDIPLEILFEDDDLVVVNKPAGMVVHPAPGSPDGTLVNALLHHFGGALSGVGGERRPGIVHRIDKETSGLLVVAKSDRAHQGLAAQFEAHTTRRAYLALVHGVPDVGDPRLRGVRGVSVEPGGVIKITSGLARHRTDRQRQAVYFDGQGRHAITRARVLQAFGTPPCLALVECRLETGRTHQIRVHMAHAGHGLVGDPVYGGRRKLPRGALSPAAATAVDGFGRQALHAAELGFDHPVTGEAMLFTCPLPKDMAGLLAGLGGVAP from the coding sequence ATGACCCAGACCGTGCGCGTGACCATCGCGGCCGATCCGCCGCCGCGGCTGGACAAGGCGCTGGCGCGCGACGTGCCGGACGAGGCGGCGTTGTCCCGCACCCGGCTGGCACGTCTGATCGCCGAGGGCGCGGTGCGCAGCGGTGGCGCGGTGCTGAGCGATCCCAAGGCGCGTGTCGCGGAAGGCACGGTGATCGAGATCGCCGTGCCCGAAGCCGCGGCGTATGACGTGGTCGCGCAGGATATCCCGCTGGAGATCCTGTTCGAGGATGACGACCTGGTGGTGGTGAACAAACCCGCCGGCATGGTGGTGCATCCCGCACCCGGTTCTCCCGACGGCACGTTGGTCAACGCGTTGCTGCACCATTTCGGTGGGGCGCTGTCGGGCGTGGGCGGCGAACGGCGCCCCGGCATCGTGCACCGGATCGACAAGGAGACCAGCGGGCTGCTGGTGGTGGCGAAATCCGACCGGGCGCATCAGGGTCTGGCGGCGCAGTTCGAAGCGCACACGACGCGCCGTGCCTATCTGGCACTGGTGCATGGCGTGCCGGATGTGGGCGATCCGCGTCTGCGCGGGGTGCGCGGCGTGTCGGTGGAACCGGGCGGCGTGATCAAGATCACCAGCGGGCTGGCGCGGCACAGGACCGATCGGCAACGCCAGGCAGTGTATTTCGACGGGCAGGGGCGCCACGCCATCACCCGGGCGCGGGTCTTGCAGGCGTTCGGAACGCCGCCATGCCTCGCGCTGGTGGAATGCCGGCTGGAAACCGGGCGCACGCATCAGATCCGGGTGCACATGGCCCATGCCGGGCACGGGCTGGTTGGCGATCCGGTCTATGGCGGGCGCCGCAAGCTGCCACGCGGCGCGCTGAGCCCGGCGGCGGCAACGGCGGTGGACGGGTTCGGCCGCCAGGCGCTGCATGCGGCTGAACTGGGCTTTGACCACCCGGTCACCGGCGAGGCGATGCTGTTCACCTGTCCGTTGCCCAAGGACATGGCGGGCCTGCTGGCCGGGTTGGGCGGGGTCGCGCCATGA
- the nusB gene encoding transcription antitermination factor NusB, whose amino-acid sequence MTQLSGNQKRAMRSAARLYAVQALFQMEQSGQDLDKVHREFLEFRFGAEIEEGTEMIDGDVDHFGTLMREAVSLQAKIDQMTDRALVAKWPIARIDPTLRALFRAAGAEMLAMDTPPKVVISEFVDVARAFFPDGKEPSFVNAVLDHMAREARPEAF is encoded by the coding sequence ATGACCCAGCTGTCCGGCAACCAGAAACGCGCGATGCGCTCGGCGGCGCGGCTTTACGCGGTGCAGGCGCTGTTCCAGATGGAACAGTCGGGCCAGGACCTGGACAAGGTGCATCGCGAATTTCTCGAATTCCGCTTTGGCGCCGAGATCGAGGAAGGGACCGAGATGATCGATGGCGATGTCGACCATTTCGGCACGCTGATGCGCGAGGCGGTCAGCCTGCAGGCGAAGATCGACCAGATGACCGACCGCGCGCTGGTGGCGAAGTGGCCCATCGCGCGCATCGACCCGACCCTGCGCGCGCTGTTCCGCGCCGCGGGCGCCGAGATGCTGGCGATGGACACGCCCCCCAAGGTCGTGATCAGCGAATTCGTCGATGTGGCGCGGGCGTTCTTTCCCGACGGCAAGGAGCCCAGCTTTGTCAACGCCGTTCTGGATCACATGGCGCGCGAGGCGAGGCCCGAGGCGTTCTGA
- the ribB gene encoding 3,4-dihydroxy-2-butanone-4-phosphate synthase, with protein sequence MTAFEKPGPVEENWRDAISSVEEIIEDARNGRMFILVDHEDRENEGDLVIPAQWATPDAINFMALYGRGLICLAMTSDRIDQLGLQLMSTQNSSRHETAFTVSIEAREGVTTGISAADRARTIAVAIDASKGAADIATPGHVFPLRARNGGVLVRAGHTEAAVDVARLAGLNPAGVICEIMNEDGTMSRLPELVAFAQRHGIKIGTISDLIAYRRRNDNLVRVRSEQTITSEFGGDWAMRIYTDETHGDEHIVLTKGDVSGDDPVLVRMHAMDPMLDVIGTGPKGRAHEFQHAMEAVAAEGRGVVVLLRDTSMKLDVHDEVSPKTLRQYGLGAQILSSLGLSRLILLTNSPTPKVVGLEAYGLEIVGTRKISELG encoded by the coding sequence ATGACAGCCTTTGAAAAACCCGGCCCCGTGGAAGAGAACTGGCGGGATGCGATTTCCTCGGTCGAGGAGATCATCGAGGACGCGCGCAACGGGCGCATGTTCATCCTTGTCGACCACGAGGACCGCGAGAACGAGGGCGATCTGGTGATCCCCGCGCAATGGGCGACGCCGGACGCGATCAACTTCATGGCGCTCTATGGCCGCGGCCTGATCTGCCTGGCGATGACTTCAGACCGGATCGACCAGCTGGGTCTGCAGCTGATGTCGACGCAGAATTCCTCGCGTCACGAGACCGCGTTCACCGTGTCGATCGAGGCGCGCGAGGGCGTGACCACCGGCATTTCCGCCGCCGACCGGGCGCGCACCATTGCCGTGGCGATCGACGCGTCCAAGGGCGCGGCCGATATCGCGACGCCGGGCCACGTGTTCCCGCTGCGCGCGCGCAATGGCGGGGTGCTGGTGCGCGCCGGCCATACAGAGGCCGCGGTCGATGTCGCGCGGCTGGCCGGGCTGAACCCGGCCGGCGTGATCTGCGAGATCATGAACGAGGATGGCACCATGTCGCGGCTGCCGGAACTGGTGGCCTTTGCCCAGCGGCACGGCATCAAGATCGGCACGATTTCCGACCTGATCGCCTATCGCCGCCGCAACGACAACCTGGTGCGGGTGCGCTCGGAGCAGACCATCACCTCGGAATTCGGTGGCGACTGGGCGATGCGCATCTACACCGACGAGACCCATGGCGACGAACATATCGTGCTGACCAAGGGCGACGTGTCGGGCGATGATCCGGTGCTGGTGCGGATGCATGCGATGGACCCGATGCTGGACGTGATCGGTACCGGCCCCAAGGGCCGCGCGCATGAATTCCAGCACGCGATGGAAGCCGTGGCCGCCGAGGGACGCGGCGTGGTCGTGCTGCTGCGCGACACCTCGATGAAGCTGGACGTGCATGACGAGGTCAGCCCCAAGACGCTGCGGCAATACGGGCTGGGCGCGCAGATCCTGTCGTCTCTGGGGCTGTCCAGGCTGATCCTTCTGACCAATTCGCCGACCCCCAAGGTGGTGGGGCTCGAGGCCTATGGGCTCGAGATCGTCGGCACCCGCAAGATATCGGAGCTGGGCTGA
- a CDS encoding SRPBCC family protein, translating into MTTITKTVHLPAARHVVWDHLTRADLLGKWFHPAEADLAVGRDFVLRSARDGDRMCWGRVVSADPVAHLRWTFTVGPLNGRMTRVDWHLAELPGGTRLTLEHSGLPDDADAFGLILALDKGWHGFVGDLQGIAMQDLPRPVAETT; encoded by the coding sequence ATGACCACGATCACGAAAACCGTTCATCTGCCTGCCGCCCGGCACGTCGTCTGGGATCACCTGACCAGGGCCGATCTGCTGGGAAAGTGGTTCCACCCGGCCGAGGCCGATCTCGCGGTGGGCCGCGATTTCGTGCTGCGATCGGCGCGCGATGGCGACCGTATGTGCTGGGGTCGCGTCGTTTCGGCCGACCCGGTCGCGCATCTGCGCTGGACCTTCACGGTCGGGCCGCTGAACGGGCGGATGACCCGGGTCGACTGGCATCTCGCCGAGCTGCCCGGCGGCACAAGGCTCACGCTGGAACACTCCGGCCTGCCGGACGATGCCGACGCGTTCGGACTGATCCTGGCCCTCGACAAGGGCTGGCACGGTTTCGTCGGCGATCTTCAGGGAATCGCGATGCAGGACTTGCCGCGCCCGGTGGCAGAGACTACCTAG